The proteins below are encoded in one region of Dioscorea cayenensis subsp. rotundata cultivar TDr96_F1 chromosome 18, TDr96_F1_v2_PseudoChromosome.rev07_lg8_w22 25.fasta, whole genome shotgun sequence:
- the LOC120282261 gene encoding endoplasmic reticulum-Golgi intermediate compartment protein 3-like, whose amino-acid sequence MEGVFAKLRNLDAYPKVNEDFYSKTLSGGLITIASSIIMFLLFISELRLYLHSVTETKLVVDTSRAETLRINFDVTFPALACSMLSVDAMDISGEEHLDVKHDIIKKRIDSHGNVIETRQDGIGAPEIEKPLQKHGGRLEKNETYCGSCYGAETADEQCCNSCEDVREAYRKKGWGLSNPDVIDQCKREGFLQRIKDEDGEGCNVYGFLEVNKVAGNFHFAPGKSFQQSNVHVHDLLPFQKDSFNVSHKIHSLAFGERFPGVVNPLDGVEWMQWTPTGMYQYFLKVVPTVYTDINGHVIHSNQFSVTEHFKGDAAGRIQSLPGVFFFYDLSPIKVTFTELHVPFLHFLTNVCAIVGGIFTVSGILDAFIYHSERAIKKKMDLGKLT is encoded by the exons ATGGAAGGGGTCTTTGCGAAGCTGAGGAATCTGGATGCGTATCCCAAGGTCAACGAGGATTTCTATAGCAAAACCCTCTCTGGTGGCCTCATAACCATCGCCTCTTCGATcatcatgttccttctcttcatCTCTGAGCTCA GGCTATATCTCCATTCTGTGACTGAAACAAAGCTTGTTGTAGATACTTCACGAGCAGAAACTCTTCGCATCAAT TTTGATGTCACCTTTCCTGCCCTGGCATGTTCTATGCTCAGTGTTGATGCCATGGATATTAGTGGAGAGGAGCATCTTGATGTG AAGCATGATATAATCAAGAAACGGATAGATTCTCATGGGAATGTGATTGAAACTAGACAAGATGGAATTGGTGCACCAGAG ATAGAGAAGCCCTTACAAAAGCACGGTGGCAGacttgaaaaaaatgagaccTATTGTGGATCTTGTTATGGTGCAGAAACA GCTGATGAACAGTGCTGCAACTCATGTGAAGATGTTCGTGAAGCTTATAGGAAGAAAGGTTGGGGCCTATCCAACCCTGATGTGATAGACCAG TGCAAACGAGAAGGTTTTCTTCAAAGGATTAAAGATGAGGACGGTGAAGGGTGCAATGTTTATGGTTTCCTGGAAGTTAATAAGGTGGCTGGAAATTTTCATTTTGCCCCCGGTAAAAGTTTCCAGCAGTCAAATGTGCATGTTCATGATTTGCTTCCATTCCAAAAGGATAGCTTTAAT GTAAGCCACAAAATTCATAGCTTAGCTTTTGGGGAACGCTTTCCTGGTGTTGTGAATCCTCTTGATGG TGTGGAATGGATGCAATGGACACCAACTGGAATGTATCAGTATTTTCTCAAG gTGGTTCCTACTGTTTACACTGACATAAATGGGCATGTAATCCATTCAAATCAG TTTTCTGTGACAGAACATTTTAAGGGTGATGCCGCCGGTCGAATTCAGTCTCTTCCTGGAGTGTTTTTCTTCTACGACCTTTCACCAATTAAG GTGACTTTCACAGAGCTCCATGTACCATTCCTACACTTCTTGACTAATGTCTGTGCTATAGTTGGAG GTATATTCACAGTTTCCGGTATACTCGATGCTTTCATATACCACAGCGAAAGagcaatcaagaagaagatggatTTAGGCAAATTAACTTGA
- the LOC120281987 gene encoding LOW QUALITY PROTEIN: 5'-3' exoribonuclease 3-like (The sequence of the model RefSeq protein was modified relative to this genomic sequence to represent the inferred CDS: deleted 1 base in 1 codon), translating to MGVPAFYRWLAEKYPMVVVDVVEEEPVEIEGVRIPVDTSKPNPNGLEFDNLYLDMNGIIHPCFHPEDRPAPTTYDEVFQCMFDYIDRLFVMVRPRKLLYMAIDGVAPRAKMNQQRSRRFRAAKDAADAAAEEERLRQEFEREGRKLPPKQESQLYDTNVITPGTEFMAVLSIALQYYIHLRLNYDLGWKQVKVILSDANVPGEGEHKIMSYIRLQRNLPGYDPNTRHCLYGLDADLIMLALATHEVHFSILREVVFTPGQQDKCFLCGQMGHLAADCQGNAKRKMGEFDEKGEDVSVVKKPYQFLNIWTLREYLDYEFRVPNPPFEVDFERIVDDFVFMCFFVGNDFLPHMPTLEIREGAINLLMAVYKKEFRVMGGYLTDSSKPNLRRVEHFIQAVGSYEDRIFQKRARLHQRQSERIKRGKTQAKRRDDVDPLVRPDLIVPVARFHGSRLASGPSPSPFQESGSSRRHRKAPCLSSEGATVGAALVEAENSLETEIHENKEELKSKLKELLREKSDLFNAEKPEEDKVKLGEPGWKERYYEEKFSVKIADEIETLQKDVVLKYTEGLCWVMHYYYEGVCSWQWFYPYHYAPFASDLKDLDGLKISFKLGAPFKPFNQLMGVFPAASSHALPPNYRRLMSDPNSPIIDFYPTDFEVDMSGKRFAWQGIAKLPFIDESRLLAEISRVEHTLTDEEVRRNSTLSDMLFVNISHTLSPFIFSLNNQFGHLSDKERAEVKEKLDPTASGGMNGYLSLCGGDPCPPVFRSPVKGMADIVDNQVICSIYRLPDLHKHLACPPAGVVFPKKIVTIGDLKPPPVLWHEDTGRRPYENGRQNPPGAVSGKQLGDAAHRLVVNSLQMSRDHRNGDPRFAPPAPYDAGRVGASYPNGGHYSLDHTAPVPRRDHHVGNGHWRNSGNHLDYSQGQRQAPPASIHQYHAPVHSQPERNQYDRRHNSQHHGGDSHSNSRARIPADNHYHQNDAYNRPPNTGYHYPPAGRPLMQTPVPGPYGPSGLEYNVSYGNYQAHGTQQQWQPRLDNGRAAPPSQAPPGRPYNLRQQPTNRYSSLDRGPNRRPPPPSDHSRS from the exons ATGGTGTTGCTCCAAGAGCTAAAATGAATCAGCAGCGTTCTAGAAGGTTTAGAGCTGCCAAAGATGCTGCGGATGCT GCAGCTGAAGAAGAAAGGTTGCGACAGGAATTTGAGAGAGAAGGCAGAAAACTTCCTCCAAAACAGGAATCACAGCTTTATGATACTAATGTTATTACTCCCGGAACTGAATTTATGGCTGTTCTATCAATTGCATTGCAGTACTACATTCATTTAAGGCTAAACTATGACCTTGGCTGGAAACAAGTTAAG GTTATTCTTTCTGATGCAAATGTTCCTGGTGAAGGGGAACATAAAATTATGTCCTACATCCGCCTTCAGAGAAATTTACCTGGTTACGATCCAAATACTCGCCATTGTTTGTATGGTCTG GATGCAGATTTGATTATGTTAGCTTTGGCTACACATGAagttcatttttcaattttgagaGAG GTTGTGTTTACTCCGGGGCAACAAGATAAGTGTTTTCTCTGTGGTCAAATGGGTCATTTAGCTGCTGATTGCCAAggaaatgcaaaaagaaaaatgggagaGTTCGATGAGAAGGGTGAAGATGTGTCTGTTGTGAAAAAGCCTTATCAG TTCCTAAATATCTGGACTCTTCGCGAGTATTTAGACTATGAGTTCAGAGTACCCAATCCACCCTTTGAGGTTGACTTTGAACGCATCGTGGATGATTTTGTCTTCATGTGTTTCTTTGTTGGCAATGATTTTCTTCCACACATGCCCACTTTAGAAATTCGTGAG GGTGCGATAAATTTATTGATGGCTGTATATAAGAAAGAATTTAGGGTAATGGGTGGTTATCTGACGGACTCAAGCAAG CCTAATTTGAGAAGGGTAGAACATTTCATACAGGCAGTGGGATCCTATGAGGATAGAATATTTCAGAAAAGAGCTCGCTTGCATCAG cGCCAATCAGAAAGAATAAAGCGTGGAAAGACGCAAGCAAAGCGAAGGGATGATGTTGATCCACTTGTTAGACCAGATCTTATTGTTCCTGTTGCCCGTTTTCATGGTTCTCGTCTTGCTTCTggtccttctccttctcccttCCAGGAATCTGGATCCTCCCGACGGCATCGCAAAGCTCCTTGTTTATCCTCAGAAGGAGCAACTGTGGGTGCTGCTCTTGTAGAGGCTGAGAATAGTCTTGAAACAGAA ATACATGAAAATAAAGAGGAACTGAAATCAAAGCTTAAGGAATTACTAAGGGAGAAGTCTGATCTTTTCAACGCTGAAAAGCCAGAGGAAGACAAG GTTAAACTCGGAGAGCCAGGATGGAAAGAAAGAtattatgaagaa aagttttctGTAAAAATTGCTGACGAAATtgaaacattacaaaaagatgTT GTCCTGAAGTACACTGAAGGCTTGTGCTGGGTCATGCATTACTATTATGAAGGAGTTTGCTCATGGCAATG GTTCTACCCTTATCATTATGCACCATTTGCTTCTGATCTCAAAGATCTGGATGGACTGAAAATAAGTTTCAAACTCGGCGCCCCTTTCAAACCTTTCAATCAGCTTATGGGAGTTTTTCCAGCTGCAAG TTCCCATGCACTTCCTCCAAATTATAGGCGATTGATGTCCGATCCAAATTCTCCCATCATTGACTTCTACCCCACTG ATTTTGAGGTGGACATGAGCGGGAAGAGATTTGCTTGGCAG GGTATTGCAAAACTTCCTTTTATTGATGAATCCCGTTTGCTTGCTGAGATCAGCAGAGTGGAACATACTCTTACG GATGAGGAAGTACGGCGAAACAGCACACTGTCGGACATgctttttgtaaatatatctcATACTCTTTCTCCGTTTATATTTTCTCTCAACAACCAATTTGGACATCTGTCAGACAAAGAACGTGCTGAAGTGAAGGAAAAACTTGATCCTACAGCCAG TGGAGGAATGAATGGTTATCTTTCATTATGTGGGGGGGACCCATGTCCTCCAGTCTTCCGGTCTCCTGTTAAAGGAATGGCAGATATAGTGGACAACCAAGTCat ATGTTCAATATACAGACTTCCAGATCTTCATAAACACTTAGCATGCCCACCAGCTGGAGTTGTATTCCCCAAAAAG ATTGTGACCATTGGTGACTTGAAGCCACCACCTGTTTTATGGCATGAAGATACCGGCAGGAGGCCATATGAAAATGGAAG GCAAAACCCTCCTGGAGCTGTTTCTGGCAAGCAGCTAGGTGATGCTGCCCATCGGCTTGTTGTGAATAGCTTACAGATGAGTAGGGACCATCGCAACGGTGATCCAAGGTTTGCACCACCAGCACCATATGATGCAGGCAGGGTTGGTGCATCATATCCCAATGGAGGACACTATTCATTGGATCATACAGCACCGGTACCTAGGCGGGATCATCATGTTGGTAATGGACATTGGCGCAACTCTGGAAACCATTTAGACTACAGCCAAGGGCAGCGACAGGCACCTCCTGCATCAATTCATCAGTATCATGCACCGGTGCATTCACAGCCCGAAAGAAACCAGTATGACCGTCGTCATAACTCTCAACATCATGGTGGCGATAGCCACTCAAACTCGCGAGCTCGAATTCCAGCAGATAACCACTACCATCAAAACGATGCTTACAACCGTCCTCCGAATACAGGTTATCACTACCCTCCAGCAGGTAGACCTTTAATGCAAACACCGGTTCCCGGACCTTATGGCCCTTCGGGGCTAGAGTACAATGTCAGCTATGGTAACTATCAAGCTCATGGCACTCAGCAGCAATGGCAGCCGAGATTGGATAACGGGAGGGCAGCACCACCAAGTCAAGCCCCTCCAGGGCGACCTTACAATCTGCGCCAGCAACCAACTAATCGTTACTCATCACTAGACCGGGGCCCAAATCGAAGGCCACCACCGCCATCCGATCATTCCAGGTCATAG